In Streptomyces hawaiiensis, one genomic interval encodes:
- a CDS encoding ComEC/Rec2 family competence protein — protein MRSLPDPSGRQDEAASGLRPARSSVHASSGTRLGTARPRQEGPTDLRLVPPALAAWGTAALVLDAAPEWVLGIVIGCLAAVGLLPLARRHRVASWPRASAAALLLCVAAAAASAGLHGADLRRGPVPGLAREYATVTAEVELTSDPRLTRPQVRGDHIAPTAVLVDAEVRRVQEAGGTAVTTRTPVLMIVDVEAPPGRAAGGRGRSPWLGLLPSTRLRVGARLAPAMTGGGRVAAVLRVRDQGGPEVVGEPSAPQRLAGRLRAGLREATDGLPADARALLPGLVVGDTSRITPELEEAFKETDLTHTLAVSGANFTILLALLLGPPGLAQHVERRGLAPRLGISLRGTAVLGGALSLGFVVVCRPEPSVVRAAACGAVALLALATGRRRSMIPALATAVLLLVLYDPWLARSYGFLLSVVATGALLTLAPRWSAGLRRRGVPPRAAEALGAAAAAQALCAPIVAVLSARVSLVAVPCNLLAEFAIAPATVLGFAALATAPVAMPVAKALAWCAHWPAAWIARIARTGAALPGGGVDWPGSWTGAVLLLAVTLVVVLVGRRLLGHPWWCGVCGVLLVVVVVQPPPLTRVVTGWPPPGWRLVMCDVGQGDALVLAAGEGTGVVVDAGPDPRLVDRCLRELGISRIPLVVLTHFHADHVAGLPGVLRGRVVGAIETTGFEEPADQAAFVRRLAAERRIPVTRAAAGERRRTGELSWQVVWPPPSPPPDSSPGTPPGAFPGVLPAHPAPEGPNDASVAMLVRSAGLRLLLLGDLEPPAQRALARSPAAEALEGVDVLKVAHHGSAYQDPGLMGRVAPRLALISCGEDNSYGHPAPGTVAALRAGGAAVLRTDRDGALAVVGGGGELSVARD, from the coding sequence ATGAGGAGCCTCCCCGACCCGTCGGGGCGGCAGGACGAGGCCGCGTCCGGGCTCCGCCCCGCCCGGTCGTCCGTGCACGCTTCCTCCGGCACCCGTCTCGGCACGGCCCGTCCACGCCAGGAGGGCCCGACGGACCTGCGGCTCGTACCACCCGCCCTCGCGGCCTGGGGCACGGCGGCGCTGGTGCTGGACGCGGCGCCGGAGTGGGTGCTCGGCATCGTGATCGGCTGTCTGGCAGCCGTCGGACTGCTGCCGCTGGCCCGGCGGCACCGGGTGGCGTCATGGCCGCGAGCCTCGGCCGCCGCCCTGCTGCTGTGCGTCGCCGCGGCAGCCGCCTCGGCCGGGCTGCACGGGGCGGATCTGCGCCGGGGGCCGGTGCCCGGCCTGGCGCGGGAGTACGCGACGGTGACCGCCGAGGTCGAGCTCACGTCCGACCCGCGGCTCACCCGGCCGCAGGTCCGGGGCGATCACATCGCTCCCACGGCCGTGCTGGTCGACGCCGAGGTGCGGCGCGTCCAGGAGGCGGGCGGCACGGCGGTGACGACACGGACGCCGGTGCTGATGATCGTGGACGTGGAGGCCCCTCCCGGTCGGGCCGCCGGTGGGCGGGGGCGGTCACCCTGGCTCGGCCTGCTGCCGTCGACGCGGCTGCGGGTCGGTGCGCGACTGGCGCCCGCGATGACGGGCGGCGGCCGGGTCGCGGCAGTGCTGCGGGTGCGGGACCAGGGCGGACCGGAGGTGGTGGGAGAGCCCTCGGCGCCGCAGCGGCTCGCCGGGCGGTTGCGTGCCGGGCTGCGGGAGGCGACCGACGGACTTCCGGCGGACGCTCGGGCGCTGCTGCCGGGGCTGGTTGTGGGGGACACCTCCCGGATCACCCCGGAGTTGGAGGAGGCGTTCAAGGAGACCGACCTCACGCACACGTTGGCCGTGTCCGGGGCCAACTTCACGATCCTCCTCGCGCTGCTGCTCGGGCCGCCGGGTCTGGCGCAGCACGTCGAGCGGCGGGGACTCGCGCCTCGGCTCGGTATCTCGCTGCGCGGGACGGCGGTGCTCGGGGGTGCGCTCTCGCTCGGGTTCGTCGTCGTGTGCAGACCGGAACCGAGCGTGGTGCGGGCCGCGGCCTGCGGAGCCGTGGCCCTGCTCGCCCTGGCGACCGGCCGCCGGAGGTCCATGATCCCGGCGCTGGCCACGGCGGTTCTGCTGCTGGTGCTGTACGACCCGTGGCTGGCGCGCAGTTATGGGTTCCTGCTGTCCGTCGTGGCGACCGGTGCCCTGCTCACGCTCGCGCCGCGCTGGAGCGCCGGCCTGCGGCGGCGCGGGGTGCCACCGAGGGCGGCGGAGGCGCTGGGCGCCGCCGCGGCCGCGCAGGCCCTGTGCGCGCCCATCGTCGCGGTGCTGTCGGCGCGGGTGAGCCTGGTGGCGGTGCCCTGCAATCTGCTCGCGGAGTTCGCGATCGCGCCGGCGACCGTGCTGGGGTTCGCGGCGCTGGCCACGGCGCCGGTGGCGATGCCGGTGGCCAAGGCCCTGGCGTGGTGCGCGCACTGGCCCGCCGCGTGGATCGCGCGGATCGCAAGGACCGGGGCGGCGCTGCCGGGCGGGGGAGTGGACTGGCCGGGCAGTTGGACGGGTGCGGTGCTGCTCCTGGCCGTGACCCTCGTCGTGGTGCTCGTCGGACGGCGGCTGCTCGGGCATCCCTGGTGGTGCGGGGTCTGCGGAGTGCTGCTGGTCGTGGTGGTCGTGCAGCCGCCGCCGCTGACCCGGGTGGTCACGGGCTGGCCGCCGCCGGGCTGGCGGCTGGTGATGTGCGACGTGGGGCAGGGCGACGCCCTGGTGCTCGCGGCGGGCGAGGGGACCGGCGTGGTGGTGGACGCGGGACCCGACCCGCGGCTCGTCGACCGCTGTCTGCGCGAACTGGGCATCAGCAGGATCCCGCTGGTCGTGCTCACCCACTTCCACGCCGATCACGTGGCGGGACTGCCCGGGGTGCTGCGCGGGCGGGTGGTGGGCGCGATCGAGACGACGGGGTTCGAAGAGCCCGCGGACCAGGCCGCGTTCGTCCGGAGGCTGGCGGCTGAACGGCGGATTCCTGTAACGCGGGCAGCGGCCGGGGAGCGGCGGCGCACGGGGGAGTTGTCCTGGCAGGTCGTGTGGCCGCCGCCCAGCCCACCTCCGGACTCGTCTCCGGGCACGCCCCCAGGTGCGTTTCCGGGGGTGCTCCCGGCCCACCCGGCCCCGGAGGGACCGAACGACGCCAGTGTCGCCATGCTGGTCCGCTCGGCCGGGCTGCGCCTGCTGCTCCTCGGAGACCTGGAGCCCCCGGCGCAGAGGGCACTGGCGCGATCACCGGCGGCCGAGGCACTGGAGGGTGTGGACGTGCTGAAGGTCGCCCACCACGGCTCCGCCTACCAGGACCCGGGCCTCATGGGCCGGGTGGCCCCGCGGCTGGCCCTCATCTCCTGCGGCGAGGACAACTCGTACGGGCACCCGGCGCCCGGCACCGTCGCCGCTCTGCGTGCCGGGGGAGCGGCGGTGCTGCGGACGGACCGGGACGGCGCGCTCGCGGTCGTGGGAGGGGGCGGAGAGCTGAGCGTGGCGCGAGACTGA
- a CDS encoding ComEA family DNA-binding protein, with protein MALRSRSRTATATSGPGRGPASDGRVRHRRRPPVARGRAGQRHASAEELRRRAEVLFGEHTGSAGSPGRAEPVERAGERRESGQGPPGSVDAEEARRGPAAEGACAEVEGGDGRAAEGVWRERAGLALRERMPLWVQARCGLERRSVLALTVVLVVAAGFAVQHFWAGRTQPVRPPEVVRAAVPYGERQESGQAGEERGPGAAGVPAGASSGASAGSAKAGAAAIVVDVSGKVREPGIHRLPAGSRVADALQAAGGVKPGTDTDGLNRARFLVDGEQVIVGGPAPAAGGTAPGGPAGAAAGGAAAPAAPVSLSTATADQLDTLPGVGPVLAQHIIDHRTRHGGFRSVDELREVNGIGDRRFADLRDLVRP; from the coding sequence ATGGCACTTCGATCACGTTCACGCACAGCGACCGCGACCAGTGGGCCGGGCCGTGGACCGGCGTCCGACGGGCGCGTCCGTCATCGCCGGCGCCCGCCTGTCGCGCGCGGACGGGCCGGGCAGCGTCATGCCTCGGCGGAGGAACTTCGGCGACGCGCGGAGGTGTTGTTCGGCGAGCACACCGGGTCCGCCGGGTCACCGGGGCGGGCCGAGCCGGTCGAACGGGCCGGGGAGCGGCGGGAGTCGGGGCAGGGACCGCCGGGTTCCGTCGATGCCGAAGAGGCCCGGCGAGGTCCGGCCGCCGAGGGCGCTTGCGCCGAGGTGGAGGGCGGGGACGGTCGCGCGGCGGAGGGAGTCTGGCGGGAGCGGGCCGGGCTCGCGCTGCGGGAGCGCATGCCGCTGTGGGTGCAGGCCAGGTGTGGTCTGGAGCGGCGCAGTGTGCTGGCTCTGACGGTCGTGCTCGTCGTCGCGGCGGGGTTCGCCGTGCAGCACTTCTGGGCAGGCCGCACGCAGCCCGTGCGGCCGCCGGAGGTGGTGCGGGCGGCGGTGCCCTACGGGGAGCGGCAGGAGAGCGGGCAGGCCGGGGAGGAGCGCGGCCCGGGCGCTGCCGGGGTGCCTGCCGGCGCTTCCTCCGGTGCTTCTGCCGGGTCCGCGAAGGCGGGGGCGGCCGCGATCGTCGTGGACGTCAGCGGAAAGGTCCGTGAACCGGGGATCCACCGGCTGCCCGCCGGCTCGCGGGTGGCGGACGCGCTGCAGGCGGCGGGCGGGGTGAAGCCGGGCACCGACACCGACGGCCTCAACCGTGCCCGGTTCCTCGTGGACGGCGAGCAGGTGATCGTCGGGGGACCGGCCCCCGCTGCGGGCGGTACGGCTCCAGGTGGCCCGGCCGGTGCTGCGGCGGGTGGGGCGGCCGCACCGGCGGCTCCGGTCTCCCTCAGCACGGCCACCGCGGACCAGCTCGACACCCTGCCGGGTGTCGGCCCGGTGCTGGCGCAGCACATCATCGACCACCGCACGCGGCACGGCGGCTTCCGATCCGTGGACGAGCTGCGCGAGGTGAACGGCATCGGCGACCGCCGCTTCGCCGACCTGCGCGATCTCGTACGGCCATGA
- a CDS encoding DegV family protein, with product MSRHVAIVTDSTAYLPTRTMERHGITAVPLTVVLGDRALEEGTEISTRALAQALQKRRPVTTSRPGPAVFEETYRKVAESGATGIVSLHLSAELSGTYDAAVVAARQAPVPVRVVDTGMIAMALGFCALAAAQAAESGGTVDEAVAAAEKRAAGTSAYFYVDTLDYLRRGGRIGAAQALLGSALAVKPLLQLTDGRIEPLEKVRTASKAIARLEEIAADRAGSAQVDVAVHHLAAPDRASALADRLRTRVSGLADLHVSEVGAVIGAHTGPGLLGVVVSPR from the coding sequence ATGTCCCGCCATGTCGCGATCGTCACCGATTCAACGGCCTACCTGCCGACCCGGACGATGGAGCGCCACGGCATCACAGCGGTACCCCTGACCGTGGTCCTGGGCGACCGGGCGCTGGAGGAGGGCACCGAGATCTCGACCCGCGCCCTCGCCCAGGCTTTGCAGAAGCGGCGCCCCGTGACGACCTCGCGGCCCGGTCCAGCGGTCTTCGAGGAGACGTACCGCAAGGTCGCCGAGTCCGGTGCCACCGGCATCGTCTCCCTCCACCTCTCCGCCGAACTCTCCGGCACGTACGACGCGGCCGTCGTGGCCGCGCGGCAGGCGCCGGTGCCGGTGCGGGTGGTGGACACCGGCATGATCGCGATGGCGCTCGGGTTCTGCGCGCTCGCCGCGGCGCAGGCCGCGGAGTCGGGCGGGACGGTGGACGAGGCCGTCGCAGCCGCGGAGAAGAGGGCCGCGGGCACCTCCGCCTACTTCTACGTCGACACCCTCGACTACCTGCGGCGCGGCGGCCGTATCGGTGCCGCGCAGGCCTTGCTGGGCTCGGCGCTCGCGGTGAAGCCGCTGCTGCAACTGACCGACGGCCGTATCGAACCGCTGGAGAAGGTGCGGACCGCGTCCAAGGCGATCGCCCGCCTCGAGGAGATCGCGGCCGACCGTGCGGGCAGTGCCCAGGTGGATGTCGCCGTTCACCATCTCGCCGCCCCGGACCGGGCGTCGGCCCTCGCCGACCGGTTGCGGACACGGGTGTCCGGGCTGGCCGATCTGCATGTCAGCGAGGTCGGGGCGGTGATCGGGGCGCATACGGGGCCCGGGCTGCTGGGAGTTGTGGTTTCGCCCCGGTGA
- the leuS gene encoding leucine--tRNA ligase translates to MSETNPAAASEVAAPHRYTAAMAAEIEARWQDFWDADGTYAAPNPTGDLAGDRETIARPKKFIMDMFPYPSGAGLHVGHPLGYIATDVFARFQRMTGHNVLHTLGFDAFGLPAEQYAVQTGTHPRVSTEANMENMKSQLRRLGLGHDKRRSFATIDPDYYKWTQWIFLQIFNSWYDHDARRARPIAELVAAFESGERPVPGHTRAWGELSAAEKADVLGEFRLAYASDAPVNWCPGLGTVLANEEVTAEGRSERGNFPVFKAKLRQWNMRITAYADRLLDDLDALDWPEAIKLQQRNWIGRSEGARVDFPIDGERITVFTTRPDTLFGATYMVLAPEHPLVEKFTPAAWPEGTHELWTGGHATPGDAVAAYRAQAASKSDVERQAEAKDKTGVFIGAFATNPVNGEQVPVFIADYVLMGYGTGAIMAVPAGDQRDFEFARAFELPIHCIVEPTDGRGTDTSTWENAFSSYDAKIINSSNDEVSLDGLDVAEAKARITEWLERSGVGEGTVNFRLRDWLFSRQRYWGEPFPIVYDEDGIAHALPESMLPLELPEVEDYSPRTFDADDADTQPETPLSRNEDWVNVTLDLGDGRGPRPYRRETNTMPNWAGSCWYELRYLDPHNSEKLVDPEIEQYWMGPREGQPHGGVDLYVGGAEHAVLHLLYARFWSKVLYDLGHVSSAEPFHRLFNQGMIQAYVYRDSRGIAVPAAEVEERDGAYYHQGEKVSRLLGKMGKSLKNAVTPDEICAEYGADTLRLYEMAMGPLDVSRPWDTRAVVGQFRLLQRLWRNIVDEATGEVTVVDAEPGEETLRALHKAIDGVRGDLEGMRFNTAIAKVTELNNHLTKVGGAVSRPVAEALVLMVAPLAPHVAEELWRRLGHTDSVVHQDFPVADPAYVVDETVTCVVQIKGKVKARLEVAPSISEDELEKVALADEKVVAALGGAGIRKVIVRAPKLVNIVPA, encoded by the coding sequence ATGAGCGAGACGAACCCCGCCGCCGCCTCCGAGGTGGCGGCGCCGCACCGCTACACGGCCGCCATGGCCGCCGAGATCGAGGCACGCTGGCAGGACTTCTGGGACGCCGACGGCACCTACGCCGCGCCCAACCCGACGGGTGACCTGGCGGGAGACCGGGAGACCATCGCCCGGCCCAAGAAGTTCATCATGGACATGTTCCCCTACCCCTCGGGCGCGGGCCTGCACGTCGGGCACCCCCTGGGCTACATCGCCACGGACGTGTTCGCCCGCTTCCAGCGGATGACCGGCCACAACGTCCTGCACACCCTGGGCTTCGACGCCTTCGGCCTGCCCGCCGAGCAGTACGCGGTGCAGACCGGCACGCACCCGCGCGTGTCCACCGAGGCCAACATGGAGAACATGAAGTCCCAGCTGCGCCGGCTGGGTCTGGGCCACGACAAGCGCCGCTCGTTCGCCACGATCGACCCGGACTACTACAAGTGGACCCAGTGGATCTTCCTGCAGATCTTCAACTCCTGGTACGACCACGACGCCCGGCGGGCTCGCCCGATCGCCGAGCTGGTCGCCGCGTTCGAGTCCGGTGAGCGGCCCGTACCGGGGCACACGCGCGCGTGGGGCGAGCTGAGCGCCGCCGAGAAGGCCGACGTCCTGGGCGAGTTCCGGCTGGCCTACGCCTCCGACGCGCCGGTCAACTGGTGCCCCGGGCTGGGCACCGTGCTGGCCAACGAGGAGGTCACCGCCGAGGGCCGCTCCGAGCGCGGCAACTTCCCGGTCTTCAAGGCCAAGCTGCGCCAGTGGAACATGCGCATCACGGCCTACGCCGACCGGCTGCTGGACGACCTGGACGCGCTGGACTGGCCCGAGGCCATCAAGCTGCAGCAGCGCAACTGGATCGGCCGCTCCGAGGGCGCCCGCGTCGACTTCCCCATCGACGGCGAGCGCATCACCGTCTTCACCACCCGCCCCGACACCCTGTTCGGCGCCACCTACATGGTGCTGGCGCCCGAGCACCCGCTGGTCGAGAAGTTCACCCCGGCCGCCTGGCCGGAGGGCACCCACGAGCTGTGGACCGGCGGCCACGCCACCCCCGGTGACGCCGTCGCCGCCTACCGCGCCCAGGCCGCCTCCAAGTCCGACGTGGAGCGGCAGGCCGAGGCCAAGGACAAGACCGGCGTCTTCATCGGCGCCTTTGCCACCAACCCGGTCAACGGCGAGCAGGTCCCGGTCTTCATCGCCGACTACGTGCTGATGGGCTACGGCACCGGCGCGATCATGGCCGTCCCGGCCGGCGACCAGCGCGACTTCGAGTTCGCCCGCGCCTTCGAGCTGCCGATCCACTGCATCGTCGAACCGACCGACGGCCGCGGCACGGACACCTCGACCTGGGAGAACGCCTTCTCGTCGTACGACGCGAAGATCATCAACTCCTCGAACGACGAGGTCAGCCTGGACGGCCTGGACGTCGCCGAGGCCAAGGCGCGCATCACCGAGTGGCTGGAGCGGTCCGGCGTCGGCGAGGGCACCGTCAACTTCCGGCTGCGCGACTGGCTGTTCAGCCGCCAGCGCTACTGGGGCGAGCCCTTCCCGATCGTCTACGACGAGGACGGCATCGCCCACGCGCTGCCCGAGTCGATGCTGCCCCTGGAGCTGCCCGAGGTCGAGGACTACTCGCCGCGCACCTTCGACGCGGACGACGCCGACACCCAGCCCGAGACCCCGCTGTCGCGCAACGAGGACTGGGTCAACGTCACGCTGGACCTGGGCGACGGACGCGGCCCGCGCCCGTACCGGCGCGAGACCAACACCATGCCCAACTGGGCCGGTTCCTGCTGGTACGAGCTGCGCTACCTGGACCCGCACAATTCCGAGAAGCTGGTCGACCCCGAGATCGAGCAGTACTGGATGGGCCCGCGCGAGGGTCAGCCGCACGGCGGTGTCGACCTGTACGTCGGCGGCGCCGAGCACGCCGTGCTGCACCTGCTGTACGCCCGCTTCTGGTCCAAGGTCCTGTACGACCTGGGGCACGTCTCGTCCGCCGAGCCGTTCCACAGGCTGTTCAACCAGGGCATGATCCAGGCCTACGTCTACCGCGACAGCCGCGGCATCGCGGTGCCGGCCGCCGAGGTGGAGGAGCGCGACGGCGCGTACTACCACCAGGGCGAGAAGGTCTCCCGGCTGCTGGGCAAGATGGGCAAGTCCCTGAAGAACGCGGTCACTCCGGACGAGATCTGCGCCGAGTACGGAGCCGACACGCTGCGCCTGTACGAGATGGCCATGGGTCCGCTGGACGTCTCCCGGCCGTGGGACACGCGCGCGGTGGTCGGCCAGTTCCGGCTGCTGCAGCGGCTGTGGCGCAACATCGTCGACGAGGCGACCGGCGAGGTGACCGTCGTCGACGCCGAGCCCGGCGAGGAGACGCTGCGCGCCCTGCACAAGGCGATCGACGGGGTCCGCGGTGACCTGGAGGGCATGCGGTTCAACACCGCCATCGCCAAGGTCACCGAGCTGAACAACCACCTGACCAAGGTGGGCGGGGCCGTGTCCCGCCCGGTCGCAGAGGCCCTGGTGCTGATGGTCGCGCCGCTGGCCCCGCACGTCGCCGAGGAGCTGTGGCGCAGGCTGGGGCACACCGACTCGGTGGTGCACCAGGACTTCCCGGTGGCCGACCCGGCGTACGTGGTCGACGAGACCGTGACCTGCGTCGTGCAGATCAAGGGCAAGGTCAAGGCGCGGCTGGAGGTCGCGCCGTCGATCTCCGAGGACGAGCTGGAGAAGGTGGCGCTGGCGGACGAGAAGGTCGTCGCCGCGCTGGGCGGGGCCGGCATCCGGAAGGTGATCGTGCGGGCGCCGAAGCTGGTGAACATCGTTCCGGCGTAG